From the Burkholderia sp. GAS332 genome, one window contains:
- a CDS encoding hypothetical protein (manually curated) codes for MFLTNFKYHWRRFATWTKETIDAELAALLSGYDTKFKSISCEHLEK; via the coding sequence GTGTTTCTCACAAATTTCAAGTACCACTGGCGACGCTTCGCCACCTGGACGAAGGAAACCATTGACGCCGAACTTGCCGCACTTCTATCCGGCTATGACACCAAATTCAAGTCAATTTCTTGTGAACACTTAGAAAAATAA
- a CDS encoding transcriptional regulator, RpiR family (manually curated), whose amino-acid sequence MRVASCELRVASCELRVASCELRVASCELRVAPEIVLTEEERDELTKLARSRLSSVRLALRAKIVLLAADGMQNKDIAEQLNIGRVQVSRWRERYIESRLAGIEHDLARGAPPTKVDVARLVELTTQSKPEAATHWSTRKMAAELSVGAACVSRHWRANGMKPHIVRGFKVSRDPRFAEKLEDIVGLYLSPPEHALVLCCDEKSQVQALDRTQPGLSLKKGRAATMTHDYKRNGTTTLSAALNVLDGQVIARCQQHHRHVEWLKFLRKIDRETPRDKTLHLIADNYATHKRPEVKAWLAKHPRFHMHFTPTSASWLNMVEGFFRDLSVNQLRRAVFRSVPDLVSTIVIRSHSSGPLRTCSRSSEQQSQEGQMNELQTDVELTFAVLP is encoded by the coding sequence TTGCGAGTTGCGAGTTGCGAGTTGCGAGTTGCGAGTTGCGAGTTGCGAGTTGCGAGTTGCGAGTTGCGAGTTGCGAGTTGCGAGTTGCGAGTTGCCCCAGAGATTGTGTTGACCGAGGAAGAGCGAGATGAGCTGACGAAATTGGCTCGTTCCAGGCTTAGCAGTGTGAGGCTGGCGTTGCGCGCAAAAATCGTTCTGCTTGCAGCCGACGGCATGCAGAACAAAGACATCGCCGAGCAACTAAACATTGGTCGCGTACAAGTCTCGCGCTGGCGCGAGCGCTACATCGAGTCGCGGCTAGCGGGCATTGAGCACGATCTTGCGCGCGGAGCGCCGCCGACGAAAGTGGATGTTGCCCGGCTGGTTGAGCTGACCACGCAGAGCAAGCCCGAGGCGGCTACGCACTGGAGCACGCGCAAGATGGCGGCGGAGTTGAGTGTCGGCGCTGCCTGCGTGTCGCGGCACTGGCGCGCCAATGGCATGAAGCCGCACATCGTGAGAGGCTTCAAGGTCTCGCGTGACCCCAGGTTCGCCGAGAAGCTCGAGGACATCGTGGGGCTGTACCTGTCGCCGCCGGAACACGCGCTGGTGTTGTGCTGCGACGAGAAGAGCCAGGTGCAGGCGTTGGACCGCACGCAACCCGGCCTGTCCCTGAAGAAGGGCCGAGCGGCCACCATGACCCACGACTACAAGCGCAATGGGACGACTACGCTGTCCGCCGCACTTAACGTTCTGGACGGCCAGGTCATCGCGCGATGTCAGCAGCACCATCGTCATGTCGAATGGCTGAAGTTCCTGCGCAAGATCGACCGCGAAACGCCTAGGGACAAGACGCTGCACCTGATCGCCGACAACTACGCAACCCACAAGCGCCCCGAGGTGAAAGCATGGCTGGCCAAACACCCGCGATTTCACATGCATTTCACACCCACCAGTGCATCCTGGCTCAACATGGTCGAGGGCTTCTTTCGCGACCTGTCAGTGAACCAGTTGCGGCGCGCGGTCTTTCGCTCGGTACCCGATTTGGTGAGCACAATCGTGATCCGAAGCCATTCATCTGGACCGCTAAGAACCTGTTCACGATCTTCTGAGCAGCAAAGCCAAGAAGGCCAAATGAACGAATTGCAGACTGATGTTGAGCTTACGTTCGCAGTTCTTCCATAG
- a CDS encoding transposase, IS4 family has product MAAQSVKNADTAAQKGYDAGKKVSGIKRHIAVDTQGLPHAVAVTTAGVTDRKGMLQALMRCKPGPGRVQSLLAGSGYVGESFAQGVREILGEHVTVQIAKRSELHTFKVMPRRWVVERRFAWLEKNRRLWKNCERKLNISLQFVHLAFLALLLRRS; this is encoded by the coding sequence GTGGCCGCGCAGAGCGTGAAGAACGCGGATACGGCGGCCCAGAAGGGCTATGACGCAGGCAAGAAGGTTTCCGGAATCAAGCGGCACATCGCGGTGGACACACAAGGCCTGCCGCATGCCGTTGCGGTGACCACCGCCGGGGTAACAGATCGCAAAGGTATGCTGCAGGCGTTGATGCGCTGCAAGCCGGGGCCAGGACGGGTGCAAAGCCTGCTGGCCGGCAGCGGCTATGTGGGCGAGTCCTTCGCGCAGGGCGTGCGCGAAATCCTGGGCGAGCATGTGACGGTGCAGATCGCCAAACGTAGTGAGCTGCATACCTTCAAGGTCATGCCCAGGCGCTGGGTGGTCGAGCGTCGCTTTGCCTGGCTGGAGAAGAACCGTAGGCTATGGAAGAACTGCGAACGTAAGCTCAACATCAGTCTGCAATTCGTTCATTTGGCCTTCTTGGCTTTGCTGCTCAGAAGATCGTGA
- a CDS encoding Putative transposase of IS4/5 family: MRKKTYPSGMSRERFEQILPLLEQMRKRTTPRTVDLYEVWCAVLYLLRTGCQWRALPGDFPKWRTVHSFFAKWSEPDAQGVSLLERALKKSGWRGPRETGAQRLQHVLDRGRAEREERGYGGPEGL; encoded by the coding sequence ATGCGCAAGAAGACCTATCCAAGTGGCATGAGCCGGGAGCGGTTCGAGCAGATTCTCCCGTTGCTGGAACAGATGCGGAAGAGAACCACGCCGCGAACGGTGGACCTTTACGAGGTCTGGTGCGCGGTACTGTATCTGCTGCGTACGGGTTGCCAATGGCGGGCGTTGCCCGGTGACTTTCCCAAATGGCGCACGGTGCATTCGTTCTTTGCCAAATGGAGCGAGCCCGACGCACAGGGTGTGAGCCTGCTGGAGCGGGCGCTCAAAAAATCAGGTTGGCGAGGCCCGCGAGAGACAGGGGCGCAACGCTTGCAGCACGTTCTTGATCGTGGCCGCGCAGAGCGTGAAGAACGCGGATACGGCGGCCCAGAAGGGCTATGA
- a CDS encoding carbonic anhydrase translates to MESGSDSLKTCHPNDNGRRVWLKGGMSACALTLLAGIGWGPDVAEAALTEAQRDALTPDQIIEIMKKGNERFRSGKMKPQNFLAQKRASASGQYPAAIILSCIDSRAPAEIILDIGIGDTFNARVAGNISNPDILGSMEFACAVAGAKVIMVMGHTACGAIKGAIDNVQLGNLTGLLESIKPAIEMTKYGGSAPARTPDLSMRWLSRTYAIPSTSSVVIAQSWRISKRTGKSESSGRCTT, encoded by the coding sequence ATGGAATCGGGTTCTGATTCCCTCAAGACATGTCATCCGAACGACAATGGCCGGCGCGTTTGGCTGAAGGGAGGAATGAGTGCCTGCGCGCTTACATTGCTGGCCGGGATCGGATGGGGGCCGGACGTTGCGGAGGCTGCCCTGACCGAGGCACAACGTGACGCGCTGACGCCCGACCAGATCATCGAGATAATGAAGAAAGGCAATGAGCGGTTCCGTTCAGGCAAGATGAAGCCGCAGAATTTCCTTGCGCAGAAGCGAGCCAGTGCGTCCGGCCAGTATCCCGCTGCCATCATCCTGAGCTGCATCGACTCCCGGGCGCCCGCGGAGATCATTCTGGACATTGGCATCGGGGATACCTTCAATGCACGGGTCGCCGGTAACATCTCCAATCCGGATATTCTCGGCAGTATGGAGTTCGCCTGCGCGGTCGCTGGTGCGAAAGTCATCATGGTGATGGGACACACAGCGTGCGGAGCCATCAAGGGCGCCATCGATAACGTGCAACTGGGAAATCTCACGGGGTTGCTCGAAAGCATCAAGCCTGCCATCGAGATGACGAAGTATGGGGGGAGCGCACCAGCAAGAACGCCGGATTTGTCGATGCGGTGGCTCAGTCGAACGTACGCCATACCATCGACCTCGTCCGTAGTAATAGCTCAATCCTGGCGGATCTCGAAAAGAACGGGAAAGTCAGAATCGTCGGGGCGATGTACGACCTGA
- a CDS encoding two-component system, LuxR family, sensor kinase FixL, whose amino-acid sequence MIIVMPAVVAVLEAAIIIRLLILMQALRQRAKQTVSGSNGSTKSGFPGFGFSVAGVWSKVKDSPLHRSSTGQRILFRPPGNGWRHNARRTATRRAVDTIIHRRVPRESPGGTRSPTWRGVAGELRGSSGNSGNSVRDALELLPVAILIVDGNGQMVLANRQTERLFGYGRGELTRTPADVLLPMLGDNGNCSTPGEFFTALRAKVQGRVPDLFAKRRDGTEFPVEIVLKSFRFEEEPALLAVIFDRTERYELHRSRQELAHLTRVSTLGELAGSLAHELNQPLTAILSNVHAAQRFLAADPVDLTEVREILNDIVDDNCRASEVIRRIRAFVKKGDMELAPLDLAGTLRDVVLLVHSDAVVRGIRVTLDVDDDLPEVRGDKVHMQQVMLNLLLNAFDAMNGCPADDRVVAVVVKRYRSGTLRIAVTDRGHGLTVDKLDKIFKPFITSKPQGLGLGLSISRSIIDMHGGELWAENNTDRGATFYVTLPVWNAAGNMQ is encoded by the coding sequence ATGATCATCGTCATGCCTGCCGTCGTCGCTGTCCTCGAGGCTGCAATAATTATTCGTCTGCTGATACTGATGCAGGCGCTACGCCAGCGCGCGAAGCAGACGGTGTCCGGAAGTAATGGCTCCACAAAGTCAGGTTTTCCGGGCTTCGGTTTCTCCGTCGCAGGCGTTTGGTCGAAGGTAAAGGACTCGCCCCTGCACCGATCGTCGACCGGCCAACGGATTTTGTTCCGACCGCCCGGCAATGGGTGGCGGCACAATGCGCGACGCACTGCAACACGTCGTGCCGTGGACACGATCATTCACCGCAGGGTTCCGCGCGAGTCCCCCGGCGGGACGCGTTCGCCTACGTGGCGCGGGGTCGCAGGGGAATTGCGGGGCAGCAGCGGCAACAGCGGCAACAGCGTGCGCGACGCTCTGGAGTTGTTGCCGGTCGCGATCCTGATCGTCGACGGCAATGGCCAGATGGTGCTGGCCAACCGGCAAACGGAGAGACTCTTCGGTTACGGGCGCGGCGAGTTGACGCGAACCCCTGCCGACGTGCTGCTCCCTATGTTAGGTGACAACGGCAATTGCTCCACACCAGGCGAGTTTTTCACTGCGTTACGAGCGAAGGTGCAGGGTCGTGTTCCCGACCTGTTCGCAAAGCGTCGCGACGGCACGGAGTTCCCTGTCGAAATTGTGCTCAAGAGCTTTCGCTTCGAAGAGGAACCTGCGCTGCTTGCGGTCATCTTCGACAGGACCGAGCGATACGAGTTGCACCGTAGCAGGCAGGAACTGGCCCACCTGACCCGCGTATCCACCCTGGGCGAACTGGCTGGTTCGCTCGCGCATGAGTTGAACCAGCCGCTTACTGCGATTCTGAGCAACGTTCACGCGGCGCAGCGATTCCTAGCTGCGGATCCGGTCGACCTGACCGAAGTCCGCGAGATCCTGAATGATATTGTCGACGACAACTGCCGCGCGAGCGAGGTCATCCGGCGCATCCGTGCGTTCGTCAAGAAGGGCGACATGGAACTCGCGCCGCTCGATCTGGCCGGTACGTTACGCGATGTGGTACTGCTCGTTCACAGTGACGCGGTCGTTCGCGGAATCCGCGTGACCCTCGACGTCGACGACGATTTGCCCGAGGTGCGCGGCGACAAGGTGCACATGCAGCAGGTCATGCTTAATCTTCTGCTCAATGCGTTTGACGCAATGAACGGTTGCCCGGCCGACGATCGTGTGGTCGCAGTGGTCGTCAAACGGTACCGTAGCGGGACTCTGCGCATCGCTGTGACCGATCGGGGGCATGGGCTTACGGTAGACAAGCTGGACAAGATCTTTAAGCCGTTCATTACATCAAAACCCCAGGGCCTCGGGTTGGGATTGTCGATCAGTCGTTCCATTATTGACATGCACGGCGGGGAGCTTTGGGCCGAAAACAACACCGATCGAGGCGCGACGTTCTATGTTACGTTGCCCGTATGGAACGCGGCAGGGAACATGCAATAG
- a CDS encoding 3-oxoacyl-[acyl-carrier-protein] reductase, which yields MTRRIALVTGGMGGLGDAISTKLHDAGYAVIVTHSPNNTGVTEWLVRTEKQGRNFHAYPVDVTDYDSCQRCAARIKAEVGPVDILVNNAGITQDMTLRKMDKVNWDMVIRTNLDSVFNMTKPLSEDMVARGWGRIINISSVNGSKGSVGQTNYAAAKAGMHGFTKSLALEVARKGVTVNTVSPGYLATKMVTAIPQEILDTKIIPHIPAGRLGKPEEVAALVLYLCSDDGGFVTGSNIAINGGQHMH from the coding sequence ATGACGAGACGAATCGCACTGGTGACGGGTGGCATGGGCGGCCTTGGGGACGCAATCAGCACGAAACTGCATGATGCGGGATATGCGGTGATAGTTACGCACTCGCCCAATAACACTGGTGTAACGGAATGGTTGGTCCGTACGGAAAAACAGGGTCGGAACTTTCATGCGTACCCGGTCGACGTGACGGACTATGACTCATGCCAGCGCTGTGCAGCCAGGATTAAGGCTGAAGTCGGACCTGTTGACATCCTGGTGAACAACGCCGGAATCACACAGGACATGACGCTCAGGAAGATGGACAAGGTCAACTGGGACATGGTTATCCGCACCAACCTCGATTCGGTCTTCAACATGACCAAGCCGCTGTCTGAAGACATGGTCGCGCGTGGTTGGGGCCGCATCATCAATATTTCGTCCGTCAACGGTTCGAAAGGTTCAGTCGGCCAGACCAACTACGCAGCTGCCAAGGCTGGTATGCACGGCTTTACAAAATCGCTGGCACTGGAGGTGGCGCGCAAGGGTGTCACCGTCAATACGGTGTCGCCAGGCTATCTCGCCACCAAAATGGTTACGGCTATCCCGCAGGAGATTCTGGACACGAAGATCATTCCGCACATACCGGCCGGTCGGCTTGGCAAGCCGGAGGAAGTGGCAGCCTTGGTTCTTTACCTTTGTTCGGACGATGGAGGTTTCGTGACCGGATCCAACATCGCCATCAACGGTGGTCAGCATATGCATTAA
- a CDS encoding Integrase core domain-containing protein, producing the protein MNHWKTELQAIDVSVWPTVAHTELDEVARRVFEKRRQAVVRYAAGESVKSIELSTGVNRRQLYRLLERATLPHPDGRPYGFRALVRYTRIAEYTRVRAVETGCDCGGYGAAGALSLLFEQYPALTGWLLLKLKQRKVLLVKIHTDSGLRTRLSGLQALHDEFLRQCRTVGLTAGDYPFNTSDNAIRSLSRRVKAELLRRFDTAARSAGASHLKGLPRPTDAGVTAASRPYQVVEFDGHRLDIRLKVVTRDPLGFEHEFEIDRAWLLVIIDVCTRAVLGYHIAVGKEYSRYDVIKTIEKALEPHRERSFTIAGLTYGPQDGFPSQRLPELAYATWEWMKLGNGRANLANETLTALCEFIGCLVDAGPKYSPDERPYIERFFGTIASRLSSRLPGYTGSHPRDLRRALSDPKGNLRLYVSFDELEELVEYAIASYNGTPHGGLNNVTPLEAIGYFVRGKQTLVTWLAEHHRRTLCLMQSARRCRVRAYLDQGVRPHINLHGARYTNRVLATSTHLIGQQLLVYMNTDDLRCVRAFLSDGAELGVLDVQGSWCLIPHNLKLRQQILKQAGERRQRGAGAPDPIEAYVKEKLAGAKTARKEATELANVNRLIGSAVDCENSTGPGAPA; encoded by the coding sequence ATGAACCACTGGAAGACCGAGTTGCAGGCGATCGACGTGAGCGTCTGGCCGACCGTTGCGCATACAGAACTCGACGAGGTCGCGCGGCGAGTTTTCGAAAAACGCAGGCAGGCCGTCGTGCGCTATGCCGCCGGAGAGTCGGTCAAATCGATCGAGCTATCAACAGGGGTGAACCGTCGTCAGCTGTACCGCTTGCTTGAACGCGCTACGTTGCCGCACCCGGATGGAAGACCGTATGGTTTCCGCGCGCTCGTGCGTTACACGCGCATCGCGGAATATACGCGGGTAAGAGCCGTGGAGACCGGTTGCGATTGCGGTGGCTATGGGGCAGCAGGAGCGCTATCGCTCCTGTTCGAGCAATACCCGGCCCTGACAGGCTGGCTGCTGCTGAAGCTCAAGCAACGCAAGGTACTGCTCGTAAAGATACATACGGACTCGGGGCTGCGAACCCGTCTAAGCGGTTTGCAAGCGTTGCACGATGAATTTCTCCGCCAATGTCGCACAGTCGGACTGACTGCCGGCGATTACCCATTCAACACCTCAGACAACGCGATCCGTTCCCTGTCGCGACGCGTGAAGGCAGAGTTGTTGCGTCGCTTCGACACAGCAGCGCGGTCGGCGGGCGCTTCGCATCTCAAGGGCTTGCCACGCCCGACCGACGCGGGTGTCACGGCAGCGAGCCGCCCGTATCAGGTGGTCGAATTCGACGGCCACCGGCTTGATATCCGACTTAAGGTGGTCACGCGTGACCCGCTTGGCTTTGAGCATGAGTTCGAGATCGACCGGGCGTGGCTCCTTGTCATCATCGATGTCTGCACACGCGCCGTGCTCGGATATCACATTGCAGTTGGGAAAGAATACAGCCGTTACGACGTCATCAAGACGATCGAGAAGGCTCTGGAGCCACATCGTGAGCGAAGTTTCACCATCGCTGGCCTGACATACGGGCCGCAGGACGGCTTTCCGTCGCAACGGCTACCGGAGCTGGCGTATGCCACCTGGGAATGGATGAAGCTCGGCAACGGGAGGGCTAACCTCGCGAACGAGACGTTGACCGCGTTGTGTGAGTTTATCGGGTGTCTTGTTGACGCCGGACCAAAATACAGCCCGGACGAACGGCCTTACATCGAACGGTTCTTCGGCACGATCGCAAGTCGGCTGTCTTCCCGCCTGCCAGGCTACACAGGGTCCCACCCACGCGATCTGCGCAGAGCGCTGAGCGACCCCAAGGGTAACCTGCGGTTGTATGTCTCGTTCGACGAGCTTGAAGAGTTGGTCGAATATGCCATCGCGAGTTACAACGGTACGCCACACGGCGGCCTGAACAACGTCACGCCTCTTGAAGCGATCGGGTATTTCGTGCGCGGCAAGCAGACGCTGGTAACGTGGCTGGCCGAGCATCACCGTCGCACCCTTTGCCTGATGCAGTCGGCGCGGCGGTGTCGCGTTCGGGCGTATCTCGACCAGGGCGTGCGTCCTCACATCAATCTGCATGGTGCCCGCTACACCAACCGCGTGCTCGCCACAAGCACGCACCTCATCGGCCAGCAGTTGCTCGTCTATATGAACACGGACGATCTGCGCTGCGTCCGGGCATTTCTGTCCGATGGCGCTGAACTTGGCGTGCTTGACGTGCAAGGGTCATGGTGTCTGATTCCGCACAACCTCAAGCTACGCCAGCAAATCCTGAAGCAGGCAGGCGAACGCCGTCAACGTGGAGCGGGCGCGCCAGACCCGATCGAAGCCTATGTTAAGGAAAAGCTGGCAGGTGCAAAGACAGCGCGGAAGGAGGCGACAGAACTTGCCAACGTCAACCGATTGATTGGGTCGGCAGTCGACTGCGAAAACTCCACCGGGCCCGGCGCGCCAGCCTGA
- a CDS encoding Outer membrane protein OmpA, whose protein sequence is MKQLSGWSLSLSLVFLAGCSSASGPTFNAYTVTAAGGSRLHQVECHGIFEGPATCMKVAQRICQGEPVRPVQKVGRLLPDNDESDVTRRLTFACGGAPDTPAAAATQPAAPVAQTVDQFVLQTDALFAFGQSSLASISPRGAANLEQVIARIKQRSGVQSISVVGHTDRLGPDAVNQSLSLARAKTIREYMINHGLNGEVIHATGVGSRDSTTQCPDGGGRSLIACLQPDRRVSIEVRAQ, encoded by the coding sequence ATGAAGCAGCTTTCTGGATGGAGTTTATCGCTGAGCCTGGTTTTTCTTGCGGGATGTTCGAGTGCTTCCGGGCCGACGTTTAACGCATATACGGTCACGGCCGCGGGTGGCTCGCGGCTTCATCAGGTCGAATGTCATGGGATATTCGAAGGACCTGCTACCTGTATGAAGGTGGCCCAACGGATATGTCAGGGAGAGCCGGTTCGCCCGGTGCAGAAAGTCGGACGCCTCCTGCCGGATAATGATGAATCCGATGTCACGCGGCGGCTGACCTTCGCGTGTGGTGGCGCGCCGGATACCCCAGCAGCGGCGGCCACGCAGCCGGCCGCACCTGTGGCGCAAACGGTTGATCAGTTCGTGTTGCAAACCGATGCCCTGTTTGCTTTCGGCCAGTCCAGTCTGGCTTCGATTTCGCCGCGCGGCGCGGCCAACCTCGAGCAGGTCATCGCGCGGATCAAGCAACGAAGCGGTGTTCAGTCCATTTCGGTCGTAGGCCATACCGACCGCCTCGGGCCGGATGCGGTCAACCAGTCGTTGTCACTGGCCCGAGCGAAGACGATACGGGAATACATGATCAATCACGGGCTTAACGGTGAGGTGATTCATGCGACGGGAGTGGGGTCCCGTGATTCAACGACCCAATGTCCGGACGGAGGGGGCAGGTCACTCATCGCTTGCCTGCAACCGGACAGGCGGGTCTCCATCGAAGTTCGGGCGCAGTGA